From one Rattus norvegicus strain BN/NHsdMcwi chromosome 7, GRCr8, whole genome shotgun sequence genomic stretch:
- the LOC134479641 gene encoding LOW QUALITY PROTEIN: partner of Y14 and mago-like (The sequence of the model RefSeq protein was modified relative to this genomic sequence to represent the inferred CDS: inserted 2 bases in 1 codon; substituted 1 base at 1 genomic stop codon) encodes MVTPYVTDETGGNYIASTQRPDGTRHKQLRVKEGYVLQESQPMKNKYVKFFKSKPELPPGQSPDATTQVTPSRPDSGEAGLSKTAKRNLKQKEKRRQQQEKDAEALNRTLFFFFLFFGAGDRTQNRTLDKVSLRDSAQTPSAHHGPQATSLAAFHAPDSVGTTEKAKKIKNLRKKLIXVEELQXHLQTGQFSREQLKKLTWHKVLEEELEDLELGL; translated from the exons ATGGTGACTCCCTATGTAACTGACGAGACCGGCGGCAACTACATTGCCTCAACACAGAGACCCGATGGGACACGGCACAAGCAGCTGAGGGTCAAAGAAGGATACGTGCTCCAAGAATCCCAGCCTATGAAAAACAAGTATGTGAAGTTTTTCAAGAGTAAACCGGAACTTCCCCCAGGGCAGAGCCCTGATGCCACCACACAGGTCACCCCATCCAGACCTGACAGTGGTGAAGCAGGCCTCTCCAAGACAGCCAAACGCAACctgaagcagaaggagaagaggaggcagcagcaggagaaagATGCAGAGGCCTTGaacaggactcttttttttttttttctttttttcggagctggggaccgaacccagaacaGGACTCTTGATAAGGTGTCTCTGAGAGACTCAGCCCAGACACCCAGTGCTCACCATGGCCCCCAAGCCACATCTCTAGCTGCCTTCCATGCACCCGACTCTGTTGGCACCACAGAGAAAGCCAAGAAGATCAAGAACCTAAGGAAGAAACTGAT GGTGGAGGAGCTGCAGTAACACCTCCAGACCGGGCAGTTCAGCAGAGAACAGCTGAAGAAGCTGACATGGCACAAGGttctggaggaggagctggaggacttGGAGTTGGGCCTGTGA